A genomic region of Carassius auratus strain Wakin unplaced genomic scaffold, ASM336829v1 scaf_tig00215868, whole genome shotgun sequence contains the following coding sequences:
- the sgsm1a gene encoding small G protein signaling modulator 1 isoform X1, with product MTSTTAEAETRQRLLRNVKKEVKQIMEEAVTRKFVHEDSSHIVSFCAAVEACVLHGLKRRAAGFLRSNKIAALFTKVGKSFPPAEELCRKAQELELVFESKRSQSISYSESNRKMTKVPNFSPQAVRHLWIHTALIEKVLDKIVLYLVENSSKFYEKEAILMDPVDGPILASLLVGPCALEYTKMKTADHFWTDPSADELVQRHRIHSGHCRQDSPTKRPALCIQKRHSSSSMDERPSPSPFARDYVESLHQNSRATLLFGKNNVLVQPRDDMEAIPGYLSLHQTADSMTLKWTPNQLMNGSMGDLDYETSVYWDYAMTIRLEEIVYLHCHQQVDCGGTVVLVSQDGIQRPPLRFPRGGHLLQFLSCLENGLLPHGQLDPPLWSQRGKGKVFPKLKKRCPQGSSDSVSDKEEEEATDYVFRIVFPNRQSEFAAPELIDQGVNMWHPTPRKSSCSSCSQSSFSEGALPNGCNHERAPLKLLCDNMKNQIISRAFYGWLAYCRHLSTVRTHLSGLVNHTIVEPDVPTDAYAGLTTEVWQKFLEDCSTYEEKDLLRLVYFGGVDPTLRKEVWPFLLGHYQFGMSEAERKEVDDQMRACYEQTMSEWLGCEAIVRQREKEQHAVALAKCSSGASTDSTTQRIMHRDSTISNESSQSCSSGRQRDSRLQSDSSSSTQVFESVEEVDQIESEPKSEDMKQVSKISNGTPQNGTSSPDSGHPSSRNFSVTSGQSDSLSTEDSGIHDPSLKVQLQLAVSKERFESSSGEEGKLTEEGETKSVGKLGVRDYSKIEVNKVLSLDAVGTKSERSKKATESSDKRAEVETGELKTARDAFEAPSAAHSQMTEIEVGESPERTLTSKIEALAEQTESNIPKATEAVDSTPPEPKMNENQVNVDIERSHMGIKDIRAIQENPLVTKDHKLSDALVQKKVVAETPVSISKDDDTEEETAKTNETSQDKDSKTYLDDANNISGTQIALRPGDEKEKTTMKTSDLPNEAGTAASVLPKTTGKEKIEEKVVIMRTTHKDMQRNAPVVEEMVVPLVHEAFSTREMGEHDATESDESPSAIEMEEIPIAKVSMAWERKSSPRSKGNEQAAVPILELRLEEAHGKPSSDGMNSEEPEMESLCPQLDSLAVNTTIEAISPVSSIGTTYSQELLDMYTLNLHRIDKDVQRCDRNYWYFTPANLEKLRNIMCSYIWQHLEIGYVQGMCDLLAPLLVILDDEAMAFSCFTELMKRMNQNFPHGGAMDTHFANMRSLIQILDAELFELMHQNGDYTHFYFCYRWFLLDFKRELVYDDVFAVWEVIWAARCVSSSHFVLFIALALVEIYRDIILENNMDFTDIIKFFNEMAEHHNIKHILTLARDLVCKVQTLIENK from the exons GTCAAGCAGATCATGGAGGAAGCAGTCACAAGGAAGTTTGTTCATGAAGACAGCAGCCATATTGTCTCATTCTGTG cTGCTGTTGAAGCCTGTGTACTTCATGGGTTGAAGCGGAGAGCTGCTGGTTTCCTACGAAGCAACAAGATAGCTGCACTCTTCACCAAAGTGGGCAAAAGCTTCCCTCCAGCTGAGGAGCTGTGCAGAAAAGCCCAGGAGCTGGAGCTGGTCTTTGAAAGCAA ACGAAGTCAGTCTATCTCATACAGTGAGAGCAATCGTAAGATGACCAAAGTCCCAAACTTCTCGCCTCAGGCTGTCAGACACTTGTGGATCCACACTGCACTCATTGAGAAAGTGCTGGACAAGATCGTACTGTACCTGGTGGAAAACAGCAG TAAGTTTTACGAGAAGGAGGCTATTCTAATGGATCCTGTGGACGGCCCTATCCTCGCCTCTTTGTTGG TGGGCCCCTGTGCATTAGAGTACACTAAAATGAAGACGGCAGATCATTTTTGGACCGATCCTTCAGCTGACGAGTTGGTGCAAAGGCATCGTATTCACAGTGGCCACTGTCGACAAGACTCACCCACAAAGAGACCTGCCCTCTGC ATTCAGAAAAGACACTCCAGTAGTAGTATGGATGAAAGGCCATCGCCCTCCCCCTTCGCCAGAGACTACGTGGAGTCTCTTCATCAGAATTCCAGAGCAACCCTCCTGTTCGGCAAGAACAACGTACTTGTGCAGCCG AGGGATGATATGGAAGCAATCCCAGGGTACCTCTCTTTACACCAGACGGCTGACAGCATGACTCTGAAATGGACACCAAATCAGCTTATGAACGGGTCCATGGGAGATCTCGACTATGAGACAAG tgtttattgggACTATGCCATGACAATCCGTCTGGAGGAGATTGTGTACTTGCACTGTCATCAGCAGG TGGACTGTGGGGGAACAGTGGTTCTGGTTAGTCAGGATGGGATTCAAAGACCCCCACTTCGTTTTCCCCGTGGTGGTCACCTCCTACAGTTCCTCTCCTGTCTGGAAAATGGTCTGCTGCCTCACGGTCAGCTAGACCCCCCACTTTGGTCCCAGAGAGGAAAG GGTAAAGTATTTCCTAAGCTAAAGAAGAGATGTCCACAGGGATCCTCAGACTCTGTCTCAGAcaaagaagaggaagaagcaaCAGATTATGTCTTCCGCATTGTTTTCCCAAACAGGCAGTCAGAATTTG CGGCTCCAGAATTGATCGATCAGGGAGTAAACATGTGGCACCCAACACCAAGGAAATCATCTTGCTCTTCCTGCTCACAGAGTAGTTTCTCTGAGGGAGCACTGCCTAATGGATGCAACCATGAAAG GGCCCCTCTGAAGTTGCTGTGTGACAATATGAAGAACCAGATCATCTCCCGAGCTTTCTATGGAT GGCTGGCATACTGTCGTCACCTGTCCACGGTACGCACTCACCTGTCTGGCCTTGTCAATCACACTATTGTGGAACCAGATGTGCCCACTGATGCCTATGCTGGGCTCACAACAGAAGTGTGGCAGAAGTTTCTTGAAGACTGCAGt ACCTATGAGGAGAAGGATTTACTGAGGCTAGTTTATTTCGGTGGAGTTGACCCTACTTTGCGAAAGGAAGTCTGGCCTTTCCTGCTGGGTCATTACCAATTTgggatgtctgaggctgagagaAAAGAG gtgGATGATCAGATGCGAGCTTGCTACGAGCAGACAATGAGTGAATGGCTAGGGTGCGAGGCCATTGTTAGGCAGAGAGAAAAAGAACAGCACGCTGTGGCGTTAGCCAAGTGTTCGTCTGGGGCGAGTACAGACAGCACCACACAAAGAATAATGCACCGTGACTCCACCATCAGTAATGAG TCCTCGCAGAGCTGTAGTTCAGGCAGGCAAAGAGATTCCAGGCTGCAGAGCGACTCCAGCAGCAGTACTCAA GTGTTTGAGTCTGTTGAAGAAGTCGACCAGATTGAGTCTGAACCCAAGAGTGAAGACATGAAACAGGTTTCCAAAATCTCAAATGGAACACCCCAAAATGGCACCAGTTCCCCAGACTCTGGTCACCCCTCTTCCAGAAACTTCTCTGTTACTTCCGGTCAGTCGGACTCCTTGAGCACAGAAGACAGTGGGATACATGACCCAAGCCTTAAAGTGCAGCTACAGCTAGCAGTATCAAAGGAAAGGTTTGAAAGTTCATCTGGAGAGGAAGGAAAGCTGACTGAGGAAGGTGAGACCAAATCGGTTGGGAAACTAGGTGTGAGAGACTATAGTAAAATTGAGGTTAACAAAGTGTTGTCTTTGGATGCAGTTGGGACAAAATCAGAGAGAAGCAAGAAAGCCACAGAGAGCTCCGATAAAAGGGCAGAGGTCGAGACAGGGGAGTTGAAAACAGCTCGAGATGCTTTTGAGGCTCCTTCAGCAGCTCACAGCCAAATGACCGAAATAGAAGTGGGCGAATCTCCAGAGAGAACTTTGACATCAAAAATTGAAGCATTGGCAGAGCAAACTGAGTCAAATATTCCCAAAGCAACAGAGGCCGTGGACTCGACTCCTCCAGAGCCGAAGATGAATGAGAATCAGGTAAATGTGGACATTGAAAGGTCCCACATGGGAATTAAAGATATTAGAGCAATCCAAGAGAATCCTTTGGTAACAAAAGATCATAAATTATCAGATGCACTTGTGCAGAAGAAGGTTGTAGCTGAAACACCGGTGTCTATTTCAAAGGACGATGATACAGAGGAAGAAACGGCAAAAACCAATGAAACAAGCCAAGATAAAGACTCCAAGACATACTTAGATGATGCCAACAATATTAGTGGCACACAAATAGCTTTAAGACCAGGTGATGAGAAAGAGAAGACGACTATGAAGACCAGTGATTTACCCAATGAAGCTGGAACGGCAGCATCGGTACTCCCAAAAACCACTGGTAAAGAGAAAATAGAAGAGAAAGTTGTTATTATGAGGACCACACACAAAGATATGCAGAGAAATGCTCCAGTAGTTGAGGAGATGGTGGTTCCTTTGGTGCATGAAGCTTTTAGCACAAGAGAGATGGGTGAACATGATGCAACTGAGTCCGACGAGTCTCCCTCTGCCATTGAAATGGAAGAAATTCCTATAGCTAAAGTGTCCATGGCCTGGGAAAGGAAGAGTTCACCCAGAAGCAAGGGTAATGAGCAGGCAGCTGTACCTATATTGGAACTCAGGCTGGAGGAAGCTCATGGAAAGCCCAGCTCTGATGGAATGAATTCTGAGGAGCCGGAGATGGAGAGTCTTTGCCCACAGCTTGATTCACTGGCTGTGAACACTACGATTGAAGCTATCTCTCCAGTTTCCTCTATAGGCACCACTTATTCT CAAGAGCTTTTGGACATGTACACTCTAAATCTGCACCGCATAGATAAAGACGTGCAGCGCTGTGACCGAAATTACTGGTACTTTACACCTGCTAACTTGGAGAAACTGCGCAATATCATGTGCAG TTATATCTGGCAGCACCTGGAAATTGGATATGTCCAGGGCATGTGTGACCTGCTCGCTCCCTTGTTAGTTATTCTAGATGATG AGGCCATGGCTTTCAGCTGTTTCACTGAACTAATGAAAAGGATGAATCAAAATTTTCCTCATGGAGGTGCGATGGACACCCACTTTGCCAACATGAGATCTCTTATCCAG ATCCTAGACGCAGAGCTGTTTGAGCTCATGCATCAGAATGGAGACTACACCCACTTCTACTTCTGCTATCGCTGGTTTCTTCTTGACTTTAAAAGAG AGTTGGTGTATGATGATGTGTTCGCTGTTTGGGAGGTCATCTGGGCTGCTAGGTGTGTTTCCTCCAGCCATTTCGTGCTCTTCATTGCTCTTGCATTGGTGGAGATTTACAGAGACATCATTCTAGAAAACAATATGGACTTCACAGACATCATCAAGTTTTTCAATG aaaTGGCTGAGCATCACAATATCAAGCATATTCTGACCCTGGCTCGAGACCTGGTGTGCAAAGTGCAAACACTTATAGAGAACAAGTGA
- the sgsm1a gene encoding small G protein signaling modulator 1 isoform X2, protein MTSTTAAETRQRLLRNVKKEVKQIMEEAVTRKFVHEDSSHIVSFCAAVEACVLHGLKRRAAGFLRSNKIAALFTKVGKSFPPAEELCRKAQELELVFESKRSQSISYSESNRKMTKVPNFSPQAVRHLWIHTALIEKVLDKIVLYLVENSSKFYEKEAILMDPVDGPILASLLVGPCALEYTKMKTADHFWTDPSADELVQRHRIHSGHCRQDSPTKRPALCIQKRHSSSSMDERPSPSPFARDYVESLHQNSRATLLFGKNNVLVQPRDDMEAIPGYLSLHQTADSMTLKWTPNQLMNGSMGDLDYETSVYWDYAMTIRLEEIVYLHCHQQVDCGGTVVLVSQDGIQRPPLRFPRGGHLLQFLSCLENGLLPHGQLDPPLWSQRGKGKVFPKLKKRCPQGSSDSVSDKEEEEATDYVFRIVFPNRQSEFAAPELIDQGVNMWHPTPRKSSCSSCSQSSFSEGALPNGCNHERAPLKLLCDNMKNQIISRAFYGWLAYCRHLSTVRTHLSGLVNHTIVEPDVPTDAYAGLTTEVWQKFLEDCSTYEEKDLLRLVYFGGVDPTLRKEVWPFLLGHYQFGMSEAERKEVDDQMRACYEQTMSEWLGCEAIVRQREKEQHAVALAKCSSGASTDSTTQRIMHRDSTISNESSQSCSSGRQRDSRLQSDSSSSTQVFESVEEVDQIESEPKSEDMKQVSKISNGTPQNGTSSPDSGHPSSRNFSVTSGQSDSLSTEDSGIHDPSLKVQLQLAVSKERFESSSGEEGKLTEEGETKSVGKLGVRDYSKIEVNKVLSLDAVGTKSERSKKATESSDKRAEVETGELKTARDAFEAPSAAHSQMTEIEVGESPERTLTSKIEALAEQTESNIPKATEAVDSTPPEPKMNENQVNVDIERSHMGIKDIRAIQENPLVTKDHKLSDALVQKKVVAETPVSISKDDDTEEETAKTNETSQDKDSKTYLDDANNISGTQIALRPGDEKEKTTMKTSDLPNEAGTAASVLPKTTGKEKIEEKVVIMRTTHKDMQRNAPVVEEMVVPLVHEAFSTREMGEHDATESDESPSAIEMEEIPIAKVSMAWERKSSPRSKGNEQAAVPILELRLEEAHGKPSSDGMNSEEPEMESLCPQLDSLAVNTTIEAISPVSSIGTTYSQELLDMYTLNLHRIDKDVQRCDRNYWYFTPANLEKLRNIMCSYIWQHLEIGYVQGMCDLLAPLLVILDDEAMAFSCFTELMKRMNQNFPHGGAMDTHFANMRSLIQILDAELFELMHQNGDYTHFYFCYRWFLLDFKRELVYDDVFAVWEVIWAARCVSSSHFVLFIALALVEIYRDIILENNMDFTDIIKFFNEMAEHHNIKHILTLARDLVCKVQTLIENK, encoded by the exons GTCAAGCAGATCATGGAGGAAGCAGTCACAAGGAAGTTTGTTCATGAAGACAGCAGCCATATTGTCTCATTCTGTG cTGCTGTTGAAGCCTGTGTACTTCATGGGTTGAAGCGGAGAGCTGCTGGTTTCCTACGAAGCAACAAGATAGCTGCACTCTTCACCAAAGTGGGCAAAAGCTTCCCTCCAGCTGAGGAGCTGTGCAGAAAAGCCCAGGAGCTGGAGCTGGTCTTTGAAAGCAA ACGAAGTCAGTCTATCTCATACAGTGAGAGCAATCGTAAGATGACCAAAGTCCCAAACTTCTCGCCTCAGGCTGTCAGACACTTGTGGATCCACACTGCACTCATTGAGAAAGTGCTGGACAAGATCGTACTGTACCTGGTGGAAAACAGCAG TAAGTTTTACGAGAAGGAGGCTATTCTAATGGATCCTGTGGACGGCCCTATCCTCGCCTCTTTGTTGG TGGGCCCCTGTGCATTAGAGTACACTAAAATGAAGACGGCAGATCATTTTTGGACCGATCCTTCAGCTGACGAGTTGGTGCAAAGGCATCGTATTCACAGTGGCCACTGTCGACAAGACTCACCCACAAAGAGACCTGCCCTCTGC ATTCAGAAAAGACACTCCAGTAGTAGTATGGATGAAAGGCCATCGCCCTCCCCCTTCGCCAGAGACTACGTGGAGTCTCTTCATCAGAATTCCAGAGCAACCCTCCTGTTCGGCAAGAACAACGTACTTGTGCAGCCG AGGGATGATATGGAAGCAATCCCAGGGTACCTCTCTTTACACCAGACGGCTGACAGCATGACTCTGAAATGGACACCAAATCAGCTTATGAACGGGTCCATGGGAGATCTCGACTATGAGACAAG tgtttattgggACTATGCCATGACAATCCGTCTGGAGGAGATTGTGTACTTGCACTGTCATCAGCAGG TGGACTGTGGGGGAACAGTGGTTCTGGTTAGTCAGGATGGGATTCAAAGACCCCCACTTCGTTTTCCCCGTGGTGGTCACCTCCTACAGTTCCTCTCCTGTCTGGAAAATGGTCTGCTGCCTCACGGTCAGCTAGACCCCCCACTTTGGTCCCAGAGAGGAAAG GGTAAAGTATTTCCTAAGCTAAAGAAGAGATGTCCACAGGGATCCTCAGACTCTGTCTCAGAcaaagaagaggaagaagcaaCAGATTATGTCTTCCGCATTGTTTTCCCAAACAGGCAGTCAGAATTTG CGGCTCCAGAATTGATCGATCAGGGAGTAAACATGTGGCACCCAACACCAAGGAAATCATCTTGCTCTTCCTGCTCACAGAGTAGTTTCTCTGAGGGAGCACTGCCTAATGGATGCAACCATGAAAG GGCCCCTCTGAAGTTGCTGTGTGACAATATGAAGAACCAGATCATCTCCCGAGCTTTCTATGGAT GGCTGGCATACTGTCGTCACCTGTCCACGGTACGCACTCACCTGTCTGGCCTTGTCAATCACACTATTGTGGAACCAGATGTGCCCACTGATGCCTATGCTGGGCTCACAACAGAAGTGTGGCAGAAGTTTCTTGAAGACTGCAGt ACCTATGAGGAGAAGGATTTACTGAGGCTAGTTTATTTCGGTGGAGTTGACCCTACTTTGCGAAAGGAAGTCTGGCCTTTCCTGCTGGGTCATTACCAATTTgggatgtctgaggctgagagaAAAGAG gtgGATGATCAGATGCGAGCTTGCTACGAGCAGACAATGAGTGAATGGCTAGGGTGCGAGGCCATTGTTAGGCAGAGAGAAAAAGAACAGCACGCTGTGGCGTTAGCCAAGTGTTCGTCTGGGGCGAGTACAGACAGCACCACACAAAGAATAATGCACCGTGACTCCACCATCAGTAATGAG TCCTCGCAGAGCTGTAGTTCAGGCAGGCAAAGAGATTCCAGGCTGCAGAGCGACTCCAGCAGCAGTACTCAA GTGTTTGAGTCTGTTGAAGAAGTCGACCAGATTGAGTCTGAACCCAAGAGTGAAGACATGAAACAGGTTTCCAAAATCTCAAATGGAACACCCCAAAATGGCACCAGTTCCCCAGACTCTGGTCACCCCTCTTCCAGAAACTTCTCTGTTACTTCCGGTCAGTCGGACTCCTTGAGCACAGAAGACAGTGGGATACATGACCCAAGCCTTAAAGTGCAGCTACAGCTAGCAGTATCAAAGGAAAGGTTTGAAAGTTCATCTGGAGAGGAAGGAAAGCTGACTGAGGAAGGTGAGACCAAATCGGTTGGGAAACTAGGTGTGAGAGACTATAGTAAAATTGAGGTTAACAAAGTGTTGTCTTTGGATGCAGTTGGGACAAAATCAGAGAGAAGCAAGAAAGCCACAGAGAGCTCCGATAAAAGGGCAGAGGTCGAGACAGGGGAGTTGAAAACAGCTCGAGATGCTTTTGAGGCTCCTTCAGCAGCTCACAGCCAAATGACCGAAATAGAAGTGGGCGAATCTCCAGAGAGAACTTTGACATCAAAAATTGAAGCATTGGCAGAGCAAACTGAGTCAAATATTCCCAAAGCAACAGAGGCCGTGGACTCGACTCCTCCAGAGCCGAAGATGAATGAGAATCAGGTAAATGTGGACATTGAAAGGTCCCACATGGGAATTAAAGATATTAGAGCAATCCAAGAGAATCCTTTGGTAACAAAAGATCATAAATTATCAGATGCACTTGTGCAGAAGAAGGTTGTAGCTGAAACACCGGTGTCTATTTCAAAGGACGATGATACAGAGGAAGAAACGGCAAAAACCAATGAAACAAGCCAAGATAAAGACTCCAAGACATACTTAGATGATGCCAACAATATTAGTGGCACACAAATAGCTTTAAGACCAGGTGATGAGAAAGAGAAGACGACTATGAAGACCAGTGATTTACCCAATGAAGCTGGAACGGCAGCATCGGTACTCCCAAAAACCACTGGTAAAGAGAAAATAGAAGAGAAAGTTGTTATTATGAGGACCACACACAAAGATATGCAGAGAAATGCTCCAGTAGTTGAGGAGATGGTGGTTCCTTTGGTGCATGAAGCTTTTAGCACAAGAGAGATGGGTGAACATGATGCAACTGAGTCCGACGAGTCTCCCTCTGCCATTGAAATGGAAGAAATTCCTATAGCTAAAGTGTCCATGGCCTGGGAAAGGAAGAGTTCACCCAGAAGCAAGGGTAATGAGCAGGCAGCTGTACCTATATTGGAACTCAGGCTGGAGGAAGCTCATGGAAAGCCCAGCTCTGATGGAATGAATTCTGAGGAGCCGGAGATGGAGAGTCTTTGCCCACAGCTTGATTCACTGGCTGTGAACACTACGATTGAAGCTATCTCTCCAGTTTCCTCTATAGGCACCACTTATTCT CAAGAGCTTTTGGACATGTACACTCTAAATCTGCACCGCATAGATAAAGACGTGCAGCGCTGTGACCGAAATTACTGGTACTTTACACCTGCTAACTTGGAGAAACTGCGCAATATCATGTGCAG TTATATCTGGCAGCACCTGGAAATTGGATATGTCCAGGGCATGTGTGACCTGCTCGCTCCCTTGTTAGTTATTCTAGATGATG AGGCCATGGCTTTCAGCTGTTTCACTGAACTAATGAAAAGGATGAATCAAAATTTTCCTCATGGAGGTGCGATGGACACCCACTTTGCCAACATGAGATCTCTTATCCAG ATCCTAGACGCAGAGCTGTTTGAGCTCATGCATCAGAATGGAGACTACACCCACTTCTACTTCTGCTATCGCTGGTTTCTTCTTGACTTTAAAAGAG AGTTGGTGTATGATGATGTGTTCGCTGTTTGGGAGGTCATCTGGGCTGCTAGGTGTGTTTCCTCCAGCCATTTCGTGCTCTTCATTGCTCTTGCATTGGTGGAGATTTACAGAGACATCATTCTAGAAAACAATATGGACTTCACAGACATCATCAAGTTTTTCAATG aaaTGGCTGAGCATCACAATATCAAGCATATTCTGACCCTGGCTCGAGACCTGGTGTGCAAAGTGCAAACACTTATAGAGAACAAGTGA